TTAAGTGAAAGTTCTTATCCAAATATTGACATTACAGAAAATGGTTTTTGGAATGATGCGGGTGGCGAACAGATGGAGGAGATGTTAGCAAATAATAAGCTCTCTGTTGTTCGGACAATTTTTCGTGGCGAAGATACAAATACAAGATCGCATGGAATTCAAACAGTTCAAAATCAAGTCGGATCAGTTTATGCGACAAAAAGCGGAATTTTCACGGACATTCTGTATCTTTTAGACAAAAATGGTGTGATTGATGAAAACACAGTTATGCCATCTCTCTCTTTTACTGGTGGAACTCCTGACATCTATAAAAGAGGTGATTTGCAAATTGAACCATATTTAAATTTCTCAAGTATGGATTCTGAATTAGATAATCCCTACTCAATGAAAGATAATCGCTATCTTGTCGAGGGTGCTGATGAGGTTCTCCGAAATATGGCAAATGAAGTAAATAGTGCTGATCAGACAAATTCACTTTTCAAAAAAGCTCATGAGAATTTTATTCGGAAAGAGGAATTAAGTGTTGTTGTTGATGAAATTTCAGCTCAAGAAGTCTCAACAGAATTTCCAGATAATACCTACGGAAACAGCATAAAAAGTTCGCTGAAAATGATGATTCATAATCCTGACACAAAATTGTCATTTATGGAATTCGGTGGTTGGGATGATCACTCTGGAGCAATCAACAACTATAAAAACCGAATGTCTGATGTTTTTAAAGCTGTCAAAGCTGGAACGGACTATTTGGAAGCTGAAGGAAATCGAACAATCTCAATTTGGGTTTTCACTGAATTTGGCAGAAATGTAAATC
This genomic stretch from Thiovulum sp. ES harbors:
- a CDS encoding hypothetical protein (PFAM: Protein of unknown function (DUF1501)); this translates as MKRRDFLKLSAITASSIFMPSSVFGAGEENMSFDYSVFDSVNFSGDNITNHSPQILAIFLAGGSSQLAGNLTNFTDMKRLSESSYPNIDITENGFWNDAGGEQMEEMLANNKLSVVRTIFRGEDTNTRSHGIQTVQNQVGSVYATKSGIFTDILYLLDKNGVIDENTVMPSLSFTGGTPDIYKRGDLQIEPYLNFSSMDSELDNPYSMKDNRYLVEGADEVLRNMANEVNSADQTNSLFKKAHENFIRKEELSVVVDEISAQEVSTEFPDNTYGNSIKSSLKMMIHNPDTKLSFMEFGGWDDHSGAINNYKNRMSDVFKAVKAGTDYLEAEGNRTISIWVFTEFGRNVNLNKSLGWDHGNIFNLFIAGNNPTYLEMGKIIGETEIFKPDLGSNRVYMRPIENSESYEPFSIASTIEKIFGITNPEVLTGYEPINSILKV